The sequence TGTTGAAGACATACACACGATTTGGACCAAAGTAGATCCTAAatagtaatttaaataaaccactAGTAGATTCATAAActaagtttaaacataaactattccaataaagtttgtttttaattcgtACCTAACATTATcctaaagttttgtttaccGCTCACCACCTTTCCATTGACCAAGATCTGAATATTATCAGCAAGTGATTGAATATAAACATCTTGTCCATCATTTTCAACCAATGCATGATTTTTTAAGATTCTGTTAAACACAacgataaatattttttaaaactaactacagaatacagtttaaattcGGAGTGTAAGTAAACTGTGTAACACAACAAAACTGAATTCACAGATAGGTGGAAAGTAACATGAAAGCTGCAGTCGCTAAAACACACTTTGGATAAATTTGTGTTATAATAGCTTTAAAAAGTGTGACATTTAACAGTTTCTaccttttttaattcttcCATGACATATACATGTTCCTTTTCAACTTGCAGTTTCTCGGCCtcgtttttatatttctgctTGATTTTTTGCAACTCTTGTTCATGCTTCTCAAACTATGTTGATAAAAATTGTTCAGTAACtgatacgtttttttaaattcaaacatatttaaaatttttatggAAATAATTTATCCACAACAATAACTTAAAGTTAAAGtatgaatttaacttactttatccgctcatagccggaaaacgacagttgttaaacacaggtgttctgcttcatacacctcgtgccagcttacgagttaccaagtatgtaacttcgtaggtgattaattttttgagattttttcattttttttatgtgtgaatgataattttgacaacccataagtgaccactgggttggagcaattgcggttaagtgtcttgcccatggacacatacccccatggtaactcgtaagctgacacaaggtgtatgaaacagaacacctgtgttttttaatgactgtcgttttccagccacacaaggataaggtaagttacattaaattcAATCCACAACATTCTCAGGTATGTgtaacataataaatatatgaaaaataaacacagCAACCCTTAAGGTACACAACAACAGACCTAATAACATGTAGAGTACAGTCTATCAACCAGTTCgtgacattaaaaaaatgcatgaaaATATCCTACTCTAACCCTTTGCAATGACGAAGTAGGTtgatagttttataataataatgtcaTTTTGTGGAATGAGCATTAattacattgtttatttaaaagttttaatgtttgaatttACTTACAAGTTTTCCAATTTCGTCTGCATATCTTTTATCATATTCCCCTTGAACTTCCTTCAGCTCTTTTTCATGGTTTATTCTCAGCATTTTCAGCttgcttaaaaataaatacataatataaaccaAATTATTTTACCATGCTCAGAaagaattctttaaaacattatatagtttaaaatcgCCTGTAACTTTGCCTGCCGAAAATTACagacaaatattattttgaattttgttaCTCGATTCTTCACTTGTCCCGTGAAATAACTCTTGTTCTACTACCGAGTTCTGCACCTTGTCTACCATAGCTTCCCGCTTGCCTTCATACTGCTTATACAAAGATAGATTCTGGATTCTTTCAATCTAATAAAATATGGTTGTGAACCTCTTGAcccattttgttaaaaatgggTGAGATTTTATCATGACGAGGTGAATGGAGGAAAAAACACATCTAGCCACTGGAACCTCTTTGTCACCTAAGAATAATGTTTGAATTTTAAGAGGTTGGTTTGGAACGAGAAAGTGGTTTCAAATGTCAAAGCTTTGCTTGGTATCCATTACAGTAGTTTACTATGTTCTGTTAATACACTTTCATTTATCTTGCTTCAtacataaatgtaaacaaacggTTATTGGGTTTAAAAGGTTGAACAATGATGTACGATGTAACTACTATTTACTTTTTACCTAAGCCAAGAACAGGCATCACAACTGTTATTGCTCCCAAGGTGTCACTCTTTTCCAAAAGTAATGCGGTAACTTTCAGTAGCAAATTTTGGATTATTCTTGCACTCTGTCTGTAGTTTAGGCCCAACATGGTGGAGCAAGATCCTGCTAACTTGACCtgttacatttttcaaaattaaaatttaatatagtCTGTATGGTTACTGTCCCATGGCAAGGCCCCTATGGGGtgtgggatttaggccagagttggttcattgttCCTAAATTTCTTTCATACCCTATACATTCTATAATCTGTTTGGAGGTAAAAATGTCTGAATAATAATTTACAggcaaattaaatataaaatgcttGTTAACATTGTTCAAATACCTCTAGCTAGAATAAAATCAGATCCTACACTGTTTACAATGATGTTTGATTTTGGCAGATCAGTGATACCACAATTTGCAACTTGAACAATAATCTCTCCAAACTTGAAACTATGCTTTGGCTTTATAGCTTGCTGCTTAGCGACAGTATTTGGTGTTACCAGACGCTGCAAGaacattgttataatttaattaatcagTTAAGGATTATACCGTTATGCAGCTGCAGAATAGGCTTAGCTACTGTTTTTAGTACTTCAAGAGCTTTTTCATGTTCCTGCTTAATAGCAGTATTCAGTGTGTTGGCGAAATTCTCTTTATTTCTAATACTGCTTTTCTCCAAACATTCAAGTGCCGCTGCTTTACTCTGTTGATGAATGCGTTCAAAGTCTGTTTCACTAATGAATGAATTCCCTGTCGTTTGTGAtaaatggaatattttaattttatgttcaACCGTGTAAATTATATTGTGCATACCTCCCCaaccatgtttttatatatagtgaCACTTTCTAAAATCTTGCCCATTGCATTTTCAAGAAGTTCTTcctaatttgaaaatattcaagagaattaaatatatatattaaaaaatatttaaaaaaaaacataaaaataagttcCGTTTGCACACCGTAATCGGGACACAAAATATTAACCTCATATTTTGCATTACGATTTCGAAAGtcattgaattttttttccaacacAACATTAATTTTGTCACCAAAATCCTTCAGTAGTTGCTTGTTAAGTTTGTTGGAGACATGTTTCACACAACCTTGCAGCACACCCTCATTCTTTTTAAACAACCCGTCTTTCATGACCTAGATATTTAGAAAACACTAAATATGgttcaaaaaaaagttatttaaaaggAAAAAGCGTGCTAGCCTAAGAACAAGGGACTCTGCAATTTGCTACTGAAATCACTAAAAACAGAATGCACAGGGTTTGTTACTAAGAACAAAATAGTTTGATACAGAACCTAAAAAAACAGCCTACCTCTGGGTTCTTATATGCTGTACGGTATTCCTCACAGATTTCTTGTATACGcttattaaatttttctttgGTTGAATTCACCAGACCAATAGGAGCTTTTGGCAAATTGCTGGCCAGCTCTTCATTTGCAGTTCGTTTTGCTTGCTTGTGTAACTCCTCAAATGGTAGTCGCGAAGGGGAATCCATTGTTTGATGCTGAAACCAAATGTGGTAATGCAGAATCCTGAACTATATTACTACTGAGGGATTACCTTTTTCATAATACTTCGGTACAGAACTATGGCTTCGTCAAAGGACTTTGTAAAAGTGTCTACAACAACTGTAGAACTTGTTTGTTTCTGAAATTCCAAAATTAACAAATCTTAACTTGCTATATATCTAAAATTCCTAAAGCTTTTTATCTCAATATCTTtcttaaaagtaataaaaccatatttaaaGTAACTGGACAACTTCTTTTTAGTTTGTTCCAGTTAAATGAGGTATATAATGGAAagtatttacataaaataaaaactaataaataataaatgatttgTACAGTTAAAACTGGTAATTCTACAGTAAAGAGTTTATTTCTGATCATTTGATTGTGTATACTAAAACTGTGTAACACTGTAAGTAATTATCAGACCACCAATATCTGGTTGCGCTGTTCATAAGTTTTATATTCCAGATTCAAAGTTTGTATCATTTGATCCTTCAATGCAGCATCACCCTGGCAGTGCTTATTTACAATAGATTCTATAA comes from Ciona intestinalis unplaced genomic scaffold, KH HT000296.1, whole genome shotgun sequence and encodes:
- the LOC100186022 gene encoding uncharacterized protein LOC100186022 isoform X2, with amino-acid sequence MKKHQTMDSPSRLPFEELHKQAKRTANEELASNLPKAPIGLVNSTKEKFNKRIQEICEEYRTAYKNPEVMKDGLFKKNEGVLQGCVKHVSNKLNKQLLKDFGDKINVVLEKKFNDFRNRNAKYEEELLENAMGKILESVTIYKNMVGEATGNSFISETDFERIHQQSKAAALECLEKSSIRNKENFANTLNTAIKQEHEKALERLVTPNTVAKQQAIKPKHSFKFGEIIVQVANCGITDLPKSNIIVNSVGSDFILARGQVSRILLHHVGPKLQTECKNNPKFATESYRITFGKE
- the LOC100186022 gene encoding uncharacterized protein LOC100186022 isoform X1, with translation MKKHQTMDSPSRLPFEELHKQAKRTANEELASNLPKAPIGLVNSTKEKFNKRIQEICEEYRTAYKNPEVMKDGLFKKNEGVLQGCVKHVSNKLNKQLLKDFGDKINVVLEKKFNDFRNRNAKYEEELLENAMGKILESVTIYKNMVGEATGNSFISETDFERIHQQSKAAALECLEKSSIRNKENFANTLNTAIKQEHEKALEVLKTRLVTPNTVAKQQAIKPKHSFKFGEIIVQVANCGITDLPKSNIIVNSVGSDFILARGQVSRILLHHVGPKLQTECKNNPKFATESYRITFGKE
- the LOC100186022 gene encoding uncharacterized protein LOC100186022 isoform X4, with the protein product MKKHQTMDSPSRLPFEELHKQAKRTANEELASNLPKAPIGLVNSTKEKFNKRIQEICEEYRTAYKNPEEELLENAMGKILESVTIYKNMVGEATGNSFISETDFERIHQQSKAAALECLEKSSIRNKENFANTLNTAIKQEHEKALEVLKTRLVTPNTVAKQQAIKPKHSFKFGEIIVQVANCGITDLPKSNIIVNSVGSDFILARGQVSRILLHHVGPKLQTECKNNPKFATESYRITFGKE
- the LOC100186022 gene encoding uncharacterized protein LOC100186022 isoform X3 translates to MKKHQTMDSPSRLPFEELHKQAKRTANEELASNLPKAPIGLVNSTKEKFNKRIQEICEEYRTAYKNPEVMKDGLFKKNEGVLQGCVKHVSNKLNKQLLKDFGDKINVVLEKKFNDFRNRNAKYEEELLENAMGKILESVTIYKNMVGEATGNSFISETDFERIHQQSKAAALECLEKSSIRNKENFANTLNTAIKQEHEKALEVLKTRLVTPNTVAKQQAIKPKHSFKFGEIIVQVANCGITDLPKSNIIVNSVGSDFILARDYRMYRV